The Herbaspirillum sp. RTI4 genome has a segment encoding these proteins:
- a CDS encoding transporter, protein MTKFYTKFYIKHLTIFASLYLAAHAAHAVHPLVTDDTGTQDTGNQQIELNTDWIQRRATRGEVANFTYSYGVSQNLDAIINVPRSNFAPAGLSDVTIGGKWRFFEQDDTSFALKSFLSMPTGDQNQGLGSGRVSASAALISSHVSGPWAWHTNLGVAMNRYQLPSDDQANRRWLWQASTALVREISEQWKVVGDIGIARNPDVSSHTNPAYALTGLIYSPAKNLDFDVGFKYGLNTAEVHRQLGVGVTWRF, encoded by the coding sequence ATGACGAAGTTCTACACCAAGTTCTACATCAAACATCTGACTATTTTCGCAAGCCTGTATTTAGCTGCGCACGCTGCTCACGCAGTCCACCCTTTGGTGACCGACGATACCGGCACTCAAGATACCGGCAATCAGCAGATCGAACTCAATACCGACTGGATACAACGCCGGGCCACGCGCGGTGAAGTCGCCAATTTCACTTACTCCTACGGCGTATCCCAAAACCTTGACGCCATCATCAATGTGCCTCGTTCCAATTTTGCACCGGCTGGTTTGAGCGATGTCACGATAGGCGGGAAGTGGCGATTTTTTGAGCAGGACGACACCAGTTTCGCTCTCAAGAGCTTCTTGTCAATGCCTACCGGCGATCAGAACCAGGGACTGGGAAGCGGGCGCGTCAGTGCTTCAGCGGCGCTGATTTCTTCCCATGTTTCCGGTCCCTGGGCCTGGCACACCAATCTGGGCGTAGCCATGAATCGTTACCAGTTGCCATCCGACGATCAGGCCAACCGCCGCTGGCTGTGGCAGGCGTCGACTGCTTTGGTGCGTGAAATAAGCGAGCAGTGGAAAGTCGTGGGTGATATTGGCATTGCACGTAATCCGGACGTTTCCAGCCATACCAATCCTGCTTATGCACTGACAGGCCTGATTTATTCTCCGGCCAAAAATCTTGATTTCGATGTCGGATTCAAATATGGCTTGAATACGGCGGAAGTGCATCGCCAACTCGGCGTCGGTGTCACCTGGCGCTTTTAA
- a CDS encoding MarR family winged helix-turn-helix transcriptional regulator: MEKILDVCACSGLRRLSRRITAIYDHHLLAYALSITQYSLLARIGRIGPIANLQLAAEMGMERSTMSRTLKPLIAAKWIATVDMPLESGTDKRSFGLILTELGRQKYAQAQPGWKQAQEEIVRLLGESQYRELNGMVDASYQKLAEV, from the coding sequence ATGGAAAAAATTCTCGATGTTTGCGCTTGTTCCGGGTTACGGCGACTCAGCCGCCGTATCACGGCCATTTATGATCATCATCTGCTGGCGTACGCTTTGTCGATCACCCAGTACTCTTTGCTGGCGCGCATCGGCCGTATCGGCCCCATCGCCAATTTGCAGCTCGCTGCGGAAATGGGGATGGAGCGCAGCACCATGAGCCGCACGCTCAAGCCCCTGATTGCGGCGAAATGGATAGCGACGGTGGACATGCCTCTCGAATCCGGGACGGACAAACGATCGTTCGGGCTGATATTGACTGAACTTGGCCGACAAAAATATGCACAAGCCCAACCCGGCTGGAAACAGGCGCAGGAAGAAATCGTGCGCCTGCTGGGCGAATCCCAATACCGTGAATTGAACGGCATGGTGGACGCCAGTTATCAAAAGCTGGCAGAAGTGTAA
- a CDS encoding fumarylacetoacetate hydrolase family protein, with translation MSYAIPAPAVPTVAVVGGDPFPVRRIYCVGRNYAAHAREMGHDPSREAPFFFMKPADAVVASGSTIPYPSQTSDYQHEIELVVALDKGGKNVSVEQALELVFGYAVGLDMTRRDLQAVAKKMGRPWDLSKGFDQSAPCGPLLPAADAGDLSKGAIWVKVNGEFRQQGDLSDLIWSVAETISYLSGMVELFPGDLIYTGTPDGVGPVVKGDHLQGHVDGLPGLDITIS, from the coding sequence ATGTCTTACGCGATACCAGCCCCAGCCGTTCCTACCGTCGCCGTTGTCGGCGGCGACCCGTTTCCGGTGCGTCGGATCTACTGCGTTGGTCGTAACTATGCTGCCCATGCGCGGGAAATGGGACACGATCCTAGCCGGGAAGCCCCCTTCTTTTTCATGAAGCCCGCCGATGCCGTGGTTGCCAGCGGCAGCACGATTCCCTATCCCAGCCAGACCAGCGATTATCAGCATGAGATTGAACTGGTGGTTGCGCTCGACAAGGGCGGCAAAAATGTGAGCGTAGAGCAGGCGCTGGAATTGGTGTTTGGCTACGCCGTCGGGCTGGATATGACGCGCCGCGATTTGCAGGCCGTCGCCAAAAAAATGGGCCGTCCCTGGGATTTGAGCAAAGGCTTCGATCAGTCCGCGCCTTGCGGCCCGCTGCTGCCTGCGGCCGATGCCGGTGACCTCTCCAAGGGCGCGATATGGGTCAAAGTCAACGGCGAATTCCGCCAGCAGGGTGATCTGAGCGATCTGATCTGGAGCGTTGCAGAAACCATTTCCTATCTGTCCGGCATGGTGGAACTCTTCCCCGGCGATTTGATTTATACCGGCACGCCCGACGGCGTCGGTCCGGTAGTCAAGGGCGACCACTTGCAAGGCCATGTGGACGGCCTGCCAGGGCTAGACATCACCATTTCCTAA
- a CDS encoding MFS transporter codes for MKPLISAIAARTGHRFHYAWIVVGITFLVLLAAAGIRATPSVMIVPLEHEFGWNRSTISFAISVNIALYGLIGPFSAAAMQRFGVRRIVLGALVLLSLGTALSSWMTMPWQMVLTWGLIVGAGSGVAANTLAATIVSRWFETRRGLAMGLLTASAATGQMVFLPLMAWMVEHFGWRSVTWLVAGVAALAIPLVALFLPEGPEQLKLKLLGQYADVPAAPAAKPRNPLVIAFSALGSAVKLRDFWLLFFSFFVCGMSTNGYIGTQFIAMCGDYGISAVGGASLLATMGILDLIGTTLSGWLSDRYNPRILLFWYYGLRGLALLFLPHAFGLGYYGLPIFALFYGLDWIATVPPTVKLANDIFGRMAAPVVFGWIVAGHQLGAATATMVAGSMRASLGNYDLSSMIMGAACLVGAVLVLRIKGERHEPILPLAGAH; via the coding sequence ATGAAGCCCTTGATCAGCGCCATCGCCGCACGCACTGGCCATCGTTTCCACTATGCGTGGATTGTGGTCGGCATTACTTTCCTGGTCTTGCTGGCCGCCGCTGGGATACGCGCCACGCCCTCGGTCATGATCGTGCCTCTGGAGCATGAGTTCGGCTGGAACCGTTCCACCATCTCCTTTGCCATCTCGGTCAATATTGCCTTGTACGGTCTGATCGGCCCGTTTTCCGCCGCCGCCATGCAGCGTTTCGGCGTGCGTCGCATCGTACTGGGCGCACTGGTCTTGCTGTCCTTGGGAACGGCACTCAGTTCCTGGATGACGATGCCGTGGCAGATGGTGCTGACCTGGGGCCTGATCGTCGGTGCCGGCAGCGGCGTAGCGGCCAATACGCTGGCGGCCACGATTGTCAGTCGCTGGTTTGAAACCCGGCGCGGATTGGCGATGGGCTTGCTGACCGCCAGCGCGGCGACCGGTCAGATGGTGTTTTTGCCCTTGATGGCGTGGATGGTGGAGCATTTCGGCTGGCGCTCGGTGACCTGGCTGGTGGCGGGTGTGGCGGCACTGGCGATTCCCCTGGTCGCCCTGTTTTTACCAGAGGGTCCGGAACAATTAAAACTCAAACTCTTGGGTCAGTACGCCGATGTCCCGGCGGCACCGGCAGCCAAACCGCGCAATCCGCTGGTGATTGCTTTTTCTGCGCTGGGCAGCGCCGTGAAATTACGCGATTTCTGGTTACTGTTTTTTAGTTTCTTCGTCTGTGGCATGAGTACCAACGGCTATATCGGCACTCAATTCATCGCCATGTGCGGCGACTACGGTATTTCAGCGGTGGGCGGTGCCAGTCTTCTGGCGACGATGGGTATCCTCGATCTGATCGGTACCACCCTGTCTGGCTGGCTGTCGGATCGCTACAATCCGCGCATCTTATTGTTTTGGTACTACGGATTGCGCGGGCTGGCGCTGCTATTTTTGCCGCACGCTTTCGGACTCGGTTATTACGGCTTGCCGATCTTCGCCTTGTTTTACGGTCTCGACTGGATCGCCACCGTACCGCCGACGGTGAAACTAGCCAACGATATTTTCGGGCGGATGGCAGCGCCGGTCGTGTTCGGCTGGATCGTCGCAGGGCATCAATTGGGCGCGGCGACCGCGACCATGGTGGCCGGTTCGATGCGCGCCAGCTTAGGCAATTACGACCTGTCTTCCATGATCATGGGCGCGGCGTGCCTCGTCGGTGCGGTGCTGGTGCTGCGTATCAAGGGCGAACGGCACGAACCGATTTTGCCACTGGCAGGGGCGCACTGA
- a CDS encoding DEAD/DEAH box helicase, which produces MSDTSSLSELPVAETPAAIRFEDFGLSPDILRALSEQGYVHPTPIQVQAIPIVLQGRDVMGAAQTGTGKTAGFALPIIQLLLAHASSSASPARHPVRALILTPTRELADQVADNVKMYARFTPLRSTVVFGGVDMNAQTAILRGGVEIVIATPGRLLDHVQQKTVNLSQTQILVMDEADRMLDMGFLPDLQRIINLLPKKRQNLLFSATFSAEIKKLAASFQNNPLIIEVARSNAAAENVTQTIYKIAEDTKSEAISFLIRQRNLKQVIVFSNTKIGASKLARHLENEGMKASAIHGDKTQGERMAALEAFKQGQIEVLVATDVAARGLDIAELPCVINMDLPYNAEDYVHRIGRTGRAGASGDAISLYSDKDERLLVDIEKLIKHQFVRAELTGFVAKPSRSSGNSGSSSSHASTGSASAARPSSERPPRVETAPSTQIGERSSYGKAPSSAAGRRDKVDPWFSQPYEPSTPAPEKSTLVPAAGTSAAAKAPKRKMAALLGGQPKNL; this is translated from the coding sequence ATGTCCGACACCTCGTCCCTATCCGAATTGCCTGTAGCTGAAACTCCCGCCGCCATCCGTTTCGAGGACTTCGGGCTCTCTCCCGACATTCTGCGTGCATTGAGCGAGCAGGGCTATGTCCATCCGACGCCGATTCAGGTGCAGGCCATCCCCATCGTGCTGCAAGGCCGCGACGTCATGGGCGCAGCGCAAACCGGAACAGGTAAAACCGCCGGCTTCGCTTTGCCTATCATTCAATTGCTACTGGCGCACGCCAGCAGCAGCGCTTCGCCGGCGCGTCACCCGGTGCGCGCCCTGATCCTCACTCCGACCCGTGAACTGGCCGATCAGGTCGCTGATAACGTCAAAATGTACGCGCGCTTCACCCCGCTTCGTTCGACCGTGGTGTTTGGCGGCGTCGACATGAATGCCCAGACCGCGATTTTGCGCGGTGGCGTGGAAATCGTGATCGCCACACCGGGACGTCTGCTGGATCATGTGCAGCAAAAGACGGTGAACCTGTCGCAGACCCAGATCCTGGTCATGGACGAAGCCGATCGCATGCTCGACATGGGCTTTTTGCCGGATTTGCAGCGCATCATCAATCTGCTGCCAAAGAAGCGCCAGAACTTGCTGTTTTCCGCGACCTTCTCGGCGGAAATCAAGAAACTGGCCGCCAGCTTCCAGAACAACCCGCTGATCATTGAAGTTGCGCGCAGCAATGCCGCCGCCGAAAACGTTACGCAAACCATTTATAAAATTGCCGAAGACACCAAGAGCGAGGCGATCAGTTTCCTGATTCGTCAGCGCAATCTGAAGCAAGTGATTGTCTTTTCCAATACCAAAATCGGCGCATCCAAACTGGCGCGCCATCTGGAAAACGAAGGCATGAAAGCCTCCGCGATTCACGGTGATAAAACGCAGGGCGAACGGATGGCAGCGCTGGAAGCCTTCAAGCAAGGCCAGATCGAAGTGCTGGTCGCGACCGATGTGGCCGCGCGCGGACTCGATATTGCCGAACTGCCTTGCGTGATCAACATGGACTTGCCTTACAACGCCGAAGACTACGTGCATCGTATCGGCCGCACCGGACGCGCAGGCGCGTCGGGCGATGCGATTTCTTTGTATTCCGACAAAGATGAGCGACTGCTGGTCGATATCGAAAAACTGATCAAGCATCAGTTCGTGCGCGCCGAACTGACCGGCTTCGTGGCCAAGCCCTCGCGTAGTTCCGGTAACTCCGGTAGCTCCAGTTCGCATGCCTCGACCGGATCAGCGTCTGCAGCACGACCATCCAGCGAGCGCCCGCCTCGTGTTGAAACCGCGCCCAGCACCCAGATCGGCGAACGCAGCAGCTACGGCAAAGCGCCGTCATCTGCCGCCGGTCGGCGCGACAAAGTAGACCCCTGGTTCTCGCAGCCTTACGAACCAAGTACCCCCGCTCCCGAAAAAAGCACTCTGGTGCCGGCGGCCGGTACAAGCGCAGCAGCGAAAGCGCCGAAGCGCAAAATGGCAGCTCTCCTAGGCGGCCAGCCCAAGAACCTCTGA